A part of Uloborus diversus isolate 005 chromosome 6, Udiv.v.3.1, whole genome shotgun sequence genomic DNA contains:
- the LOC129224719 gene encoding hydroxymethylglutaryl-CoA synthase 1-like, giving the protein MNKQNGHHSWPEDVGIIDIEIYFPAYFVDQGELEVFDNVSKGKYTIGLGQNRMGFCSDREDINSLCLTVVEQLMRKRGLTYNQIGRLEVGTETIIDKSKSVKTVLMELFKDCGNHDVEGVDSTNACYGGTAALFNSVAWVESSAWDGRYALVVAGDIAVYAEGNARPTGGAGAVAMLIGPNAPIVLERGLRSTYMEHVYDFYKPNLMSEYPTVDGKLSVQSYAKALDKCYEGFCRKAEKLSKGKDKKCFTLKDLDAMLFHTPYCKLVQKSLGRLSFNDFKRDPDPDMHLEYRGLEIYRDLNLEDTYFNKDVEKAFVDHSKAMFEKKTKPSLLIAKEVGNMYTPSLYACLVSYIASQRIEDLLGIRVGMFSYGSGLAATLFSLRFTEDIAKGSELRYLHESLQNVQSRLTNRIKVSPENFTEILKLRNVTHHQAPYSPIGTVEDLFPKTWYLEYVDDKHRRNYSQLRGAPCITLNGHISKVSNSLHIETSKVTDEFCKPSATPISIKEGLQLV; this is encoded by the exons ATGAACAAACAAAATGGACATCACAGCTGGCCTGAGGATGTTGGCATCATCGACATTGAAATCTACTTTCCTGCCTATTTTGTGGACCAAGGAGAACTAGAAGTGTTTGACAATGTCTCGAAGGGAAAGTACACGATTGGACTCGGCCAAAATCGAATGGGATTTTGCTCGGACAGAGAAGACATCAATTCTCTGTGTCTCACAGTTGTGGAACAGCTCATGCGCAAGCGGGGACTGACTTACAATCAAATTGGAAGGCTAGAAGTCGGCACCGAAACTATTATAGACAAATCTAAAAGTGTAAAGACTGTCCTGATGGAACTATTTAAAGACTGTGGTAATCACGACGTGGAAGGCGTTGACTCAACAAATGCTTGTTATGGAGGCACTGCAGCGCTTTTCAATTCAGTGGCATGGGTTGAATCTAGTGCTTGGGATG gTCGTTATGCATTGGTTGTCGCTGGAGACATTGCAGTATACGCTGAGGGAAATGCAAGACCTACTGGAGGGGCTGGAGCTGTGGCAATGCTTATTGGTCCTAATGCACCTATTGTGCTGGAAAGAG GTCTTCGATCCACATACATGGAGCATGTGTATGATTTTTACAAACCAAACTTAATGAGTGAATATCCTACTGTTGACGGAAAACTTTCTGTTCAAAGTTATGCCAAAGCTCTTGATAAATGCTATGAAGGATTTTGCAGAAAAGCTGAAAAGCTTTCCAAAGGGAAAG ACAAAAAGTGCTTCACGTTAAAAGACTTGGATGCTATGCTTTTTCACACTCCCTACTGCAAACTGGTCCAAAAAAGTTTAGGTCGTCTTTCATTCAACGATTTCAAAAGAGATCCCGATCCTGACATGCATCTTGAATATAGGGGCCTTGAAATTTACAG AGACTTAAATCTGGAAGACACTTATTTCAACAAAGACGTAGAAAAGGCTTTTGTCGACCACAGCAAAGCTATGTTTGAAAAGAAGACAAAACCTAGCTTACTTATAGCAAAAGAAGTTGGGAATATGTACACTCCTTCGTTATATGCTTGTCTTGTTTCTTATATTGCCAG TCAGAGAATTGAAGATCTTTTGGGAATTCGTGTTGGCATGTTTTCGTATGGGTCTGGTTTGGCAGCTACTTTGTTTTCCTTACGTTTCACAGAAGATATTGCTAAAGGTTCAGAGCTACGCTACTTACACGAGAGTTTACAGAATGTTCAATCGAGACTTACCAATCGAATTAAAGTGAGCCCGGAAAATTTCACGGAAATATTGAAGCTCAGAAATGTTACCCATCACCAAG CACCATACTCTCCAATTGGGACAGTAGAAGACTTGTTTCCTAAGACGTGGTATTTAGAATATGTTGATGATAAACACAGAAGAAATTATTCTCAGCTTAGAGGTGCTCCATGCATTACATTAAATGGACATATATCAAAAGTA